From one Chryseobacterium sp. 3008163 genomic stretch:
- a CDS encoding M56 family metallopeptidase — METLIFYLGKVIICSGVMFLYYQIALKDKTFHHYNRFYLLFLVVVSLILPLLKIEYFTIEFSDQVFVLLNKFQSFTDSKNTNDGINYWEYINFGIIGIAIILLLKLLFGIFKIIRFKTQFQKENFEGINFYQTNLSEAPFSYFKNLFWKNTIILNSDIGKQILKHEMVHIEQKHSYDKIFIEIITAVFWFNPFFYLIKKEINLIHEYLADNKAVRQSDTKAFAQMLLASHFSGNQLPATNPFLSSNLKKRLKMIQKPKTKFGYARRISALPVLFTVAFAYMVNAKNKEIEKVNHDVEKIVQSLEIKNDTEVQPNTENISVEIIKDTIKPQLPKVPNTISNLKITSSVENSWENRLKDADESDIFLVEGKKVSKDVFIDFFDENIETPNYIFSHSAPKNDDIKVMIYSAAKNSDQLSSAVRNKLMRENKVGNDMFLYMTKMISTDQERENLRQSVLETAKARKVVEEALDKKGNEVTKNLDFKKGRDYDKNPLTQTEIKELRTDAERLKIKSEKEFEARKENMIIFKYDAIVSYVKNEDQSITKDDRKDPVKASVMMMPLRDGRFFVDGKEFTKEELKKYMKSFEDDVFRKDIASAKAPFKSVKMYRTPYGDRGFSKLDKVEFSTK, encoded by the coding sequence ATGGAAACTCTCATTTTCTATCTCGGAAAAGTTATCATTTGTTCTGGCGTGATGTTTCTGTATTATCAGATTGCTCTGAAAGACAAAACATTCCATCATTACAACCGATTTTATCTTTTATTTTTGGTTGTGGTTTCCCTGATTTTGCCATTGCTGAAAATCGAATATTTCACAATCGAATTCAGTGATCAAGTTTTTGTATTACTCAATAAATTTCAAAGCTTTACAGATTCTAAAAACACAAATGATGGAATCAATTACTGGGAATATATCAACTTTGGAATTATAGGAATTGCAATCATATTATTGTTAAAACTACTATTTGGAATTTTTAAAATTATTCGTTTTAAAACTCAATTTCAGAAAGAAAATTTTGAAGGAATCAATTTTTACCAGACCAATCTTTCAGAAGCACCTTTTTCTTATTTTAAAAATCTATTCTGGAAGAATACGATTATCCTCAATTCAGATATCGGAAAGCAGATTTTAAAGCATGAAATGGTACACATCGAACAGAAACATTCGTATGATAAAATTTTTATTGAAATCATTACCGCTGTTTTCTGGTTCAACCCATTTTTTTATTTAATTAAAAAAGAAATTAATTTAATTCACGAATATCTGGCGGACAATAAAGCCGTCAGACAGTCGGATACCAAAGCATTTGCGCAGATGCTTTTAGCAAGTCACTTTTCCGGGAATCAGTTGCCTGCGACCAATCCGTTTCTCAGTTCAAACCTTAAAAAAAGACTCAAAATGATTCAAAAACCAAAGACAAAATTCGGATATGCGCGCAGAATTTCAGCATTGCCGGTTTTATTTACTGTCGCTTTCGCTTATATGGTGAATGCGAAAAATAAGGAAATAGAAAAGGTTAATCATGATGTTGAAAAAATAGTTCAATCATTAGAAATTAAAAATGATACAGAAGTTCAACCGAATACTGAAAATATTTCAGTTGAAATAATTAAAGATACCATTAAACCACAGTTGCCTAAAGTTCCAAACACTATTTCAAACCTGAAAATCACTAGCAGTGTAGAAAATTCTTGGGAAAACCGATTGAAAGATGCAGATGAAAGCGATATATTTCTTGTGGAAGGTAAGAAAGTAAGCAAAGATGTTTTTATTGATTTTTTTGATGAGAACATAGAAACACCCAATTATATTTTCAGCCACTCAGCGCCTAAAAATGATGATATTAAAGTGATGATTTACAGTGCTGCCAAAAATAGCGATCAACTTTCTAGTGCTGTACGAAACAAACTGATGAGGGAGAATAAGGTGGGTAACGATATGTTTTTGTATATGACTAAAATGATATCTACTGATCAAGAAAGAGAAAATCTTAGACAATCAGTTTTAGAAACAGCAAAAGCAAGAAAAGTCGTTGAAGAAGCACTTGATAAAAAGGGAAACGAAGTAACCAAAAATTTAGATTTCAAAAAAGGACGAGATTATGATAAAAATCCTCTAACTCAAACTGAAATTAAAGAACTAAGAACTGATGCTGAAAGACTTAAAATTAAATCAGAAAAGGAGTTTGAAGCCAGAAAAGAAAATATGATTATTTTCAAATATGATGCAATTGTTTCTTACGTTAAAAATGAAGATCAATCAATAACAAAGGATGATAGAAAAGATCCTGTAAAAGCAAGCGTGATGATGATGCCTCTCAGAGATGGAAGATTTTTTGTTGACGGAAAAGAATTCACAAAAGAAGAGCTGAAAAAATACATGAAAAGTTTTGAAGACGACGTTTTTAGAAAAGATATTGCTTCTGCAAAAGCTCCGTTTAAATCTGTGAAAATGTACAGAACTCCCTACGGAGATAGAGGTTTCTCAAAACTTGATAAAGTAGAATTTTCTACAAAATAA
- a CDS encoding GLPGLI family protein: MKLIITFSLLLIVIFSSAQNKRFTYDYQFIPDSTNVSDVKNELMNLDVSESGSKFYSYTVYHSDSIAKIDMEKQLAATGAINIKSDMRKGLVRYSVTKKYPKYEVFLHNRILMDQYKVSEERPIVWKITSEKLKMGEWTAQKAEANFGGRHWYAWFTTDIPIQDGPYKFHGLPGLIVKLEDKTQSHRFTLQAVKNISSLPEDVFGAKEISVNSKQYNKLVKEYETDPTKGLQQMQMGGMTMIMKEGQNKHMKDQEERLKARMKKDNNRIELNKTK, encoded by the coding sequence ATGAAATTAATAATCACTTTCAGCTTATTGCTCATCGTCATATTTTCCAGCGCACAAAACAAACGTTTTACTTACGACTATCAATTTATCCCGGATTCTACCAACGTTTCTGATGTAAAAAATGAATTAATGAATCTGGATGTTTCAGAATCTGGATCAAAATTTTACAGTTACACGGTTTATCATTCAGATTCTATCGCAAAGATTGATATGGAAAAACAACTGGCGGCAACAGGTGCAATCAACATTAAATCTGATATGCGAAAAGGGTTAGTGAGATATTCAGTTACCAAAAAATATCCTAAGTATGAGGTTTTCTTACACAATAGAATTTTGATGGATCAGTATAAAGTGTCGGAAGAAAGACCGATTGTGTGGAAAATCACTTCTGAAAAATTGAAAATGGGTGAGTGGACAGCCCAAAAAGCAGAAGCCAATTTTGGAGGAAGACATTGGTATGCATGGTTTACGACAGATATTCCGATTCAGGACGGACCCTACAAATTTCATGGACTTCCCGGATTAATAGTAAAGCTGGAAGATAAAACCCAATCTCATCGTTTTACTTTGCAGGCTGTGAAAAATATCAGTTCGCTCCCGGAAGATGTTTTCGGAGCTAAAGAAATTTCAGTTAATTCTAAACAATATAATAAATTGGTAAAAGAATATGAGACTGATCCTACAAAAGGTCTTCAGCAAATGCAGATGGGTGGCATGACGATGATTATGAAAGAAGGACAAAACAAGCACATGAAAGATCAGGAAGAACGTTTGAAGGCAAGGATGAAAAAGGATAATAACAGAATTGAACTTAACAAAACCAAATAA
- a CDS encoding peptidase M61: MKKIALSLGILAAAFVNAQSIKTNIDLVNVKDDKVAVTMEFPKMKSGDVKFHFPKTVPGTYSVDDYGRFIEGIKFLDNKGKELAFTKVNDNTYSLKNAQALSKITYLVNDSFDEENETEKHKAVFSPSGTDIEAGKIFMINTHGFVGYIDNMQDVPYQLVIQKPNDFYGTTALVDQDKSEATDTFTLANYAKLTDSPLMYSKPDFITFNAGGMDLVLGVYSPTGKYKAADFKENLEKMVVAQKKFLGDMNTNKKYAIMLYLAGTEGPQIKGFGALEHHESTSVVLHEMMPKEAIDESIVDVVSHEFFHTVNPLKTHSEEIHYFNYADPKMSQHLWMYEGGTEYFANLFQIQEGLITKDQFLQRMSDKIKNSKSYNDTMPFTVMSKNILQDQYKDQYRNVYEKGTLLTMCLDIELRKLSNGEMGYRDMIRKLSQRFGENKPFKDDKLIDELVTITGYPQVKDFYNKYIAGSQPTPYAEYLAQVGVEINKQETPPLFWMIKDPSQTGYNDKNNTFVFDENSALSPFAKSIGFKITDEVVALDGKTINIQNVQEFINYSKTIKDGQNVTVTILRKNGDKSDKIDLKGKAILDKMTVETLQFKANPTPAELKLQNQWLTGKK; encoded by the coding sequence ATGAAAAAAATAGCACTTAGCTTAGGAATTCTTGCAGCAGCTTTTGTTAATGCACAGTCGATTAAAACCAACATAGATTTGGTCAACGTGAAAGACGATAAAGTAGCAGTAACAATGGAATTTCCGAAAATGAAATCCGGAGATGTGAAATTTCACTTTCCTAAAACCGTTCCCGGAACGTATTCTGTGGATGATTACGGAAGATTCATCGAAGGAATTAAATTTTTAGATAATAAAGGAAAAGAATTGGCTTTCACAAAAGTTAATGACAATACCTACTCGCTGAAAAATGCTCAGGCATTAAGCAAAATTACGTATTTGGTGAATGACAGTTTTGATGAAGAAAACGAAACAGAAAAGCACAAAGCGGTATTTTCGCCTTCAGGAACTGACATTGAAGCAGGAAAAATTTTCATGATCAATACCCACGGTTTTGTAGGATATATCGATAATATGCAGGATGTGCCTTATCAATTAGTTATTCAGAAACCAAATGATTTTTATGGAACAACAGCTTTGGTAGATCAGGATAAATCTGAAGCTACTGATACTTTTACTTTAGCAAATTATGCTAAACTGACAGATTCTCCATTAATGTACTCTAAGCCTGATTTTATTACGTTCAATGCCGGCGGAATGGATCTGGTTTTGGGAGTTTACTCACCGACCGGAAAGTATAAAGCTGCAGATTTTAAAGAAAATTTAGAGAAAATGGTTGTTGCTCAAAAGAAATTTTTGGGAGACATGAATACCAACAAAAAATATGCGATCATGCTTTATCTTGCAGGAACAGAAGGTCCGCAGATTAAAGGTTTTGGAGCTTTGGAACATCATGAATCAACGAGCGTAGTACTTCACGAAATGATGCCGAAAGAAGCCATTGATGAATCGATTGTAGATGTAGTATCTCACGAGTTTTTCCATACGGTGAATCCTTTGAAAACACATTCTGAAGAAATTCATTATTTCAATTATGCGGATCCTAAAATGTCTCAGCACCTCTGGATGTATGAAGGCGGAACTGAATATTTTGCTAATTTGTTCCAGATTCAGGAAGGTTTGATTACAAAAGATCAGTTTCTTCAGAGAATGAGTGACAAAATCAAAAATTCAAAAAGCTACAATGACACCATGCCGTTTACGGTAATGAGTAAAAACATTCTACAGGATCAATATAAAGATCAGTACAGAAACGTGTATGAAAAAGGAACGCTTTTGACGATGTGTCTGGATATTGAACTGAGAAAATTGTCTAACGGTGAAATGGGCTACCGTGATATGATCAGAAAATTGTCTCAAAGGTTTGGTGAAAATAAACCTTTTAAAGATGATAAACTTATTGACGAATTGGTAACCATCACAGGATATCCGCAGGTAAAAGATTTTTACAACAAATATATTGCAGGAAGCCAGCCAACGCCTTATGCAGAATATCTGGCGCAAGTGGGTGTAGAAATCAACAAGCAGGAAACTCCACCACTTTTCTGGATGATAAAAGATCCGAGCCAAACAGGATATAATGACAAAAATAATACTTTTGTGTTTGACGAAAACTCAGCGCTGTCGCCATTCGCAAAAAGTATCGGATTTAAAATTACTGATGAAGTCGTTGCTTTGGACGGGAAAACAATCAACATTCAAAACGTACAAGAGTTTATTAATTATTCTAAAACCATCAAAGACGGACAAAATGTAACGGTGACTATTCTTCGTAAAAACGGTGACAAAAGTGATAAAATTGATCTTAAAGGAAAAGCAATTTTAGATAAAATGACTGTAGAAACGCTTCAATTTAAAGCAAATCCTACCCCAGCAGAACTCAAACTTCAAAACCAGTGGCTGACAGGTAAAAAATAA